Proteins from one Tachyglossus aculeatus isolate mTacAcu1 chromosome 23, mTacAcu1.pri, whole genome shotgun sequence genomic window:
- the LOC119944797 gene encoding retinol dehydrogenase 12-like, translating to MIGTLGLVAILALLLYKAAPYGRKYFAGGVCRSTARLHGKVVVITGANTGIGKETAKDLARRGARVIIACRDVLKGESAASEIRAGTGNQQVLVRRLDLADTKSIRAFADRFLAEEKQLHILINNAGVMMCPYSKTADGFEMHLGVNHLGHFLLTHLLLGRLKESAPARVVNVSSLAHILGKIRFHDLQGEKRYSGNLAYCHSKLANILFTRELARRLQGTGVTTYALHPGLVHSELVRHSLLMCLVWRLFSFFVKSSQEGAQTSLHCAVAEDLESLSGKYFSDCKRAPVSARGRNDATARRLWEVSCELLGIQWE from the exons ATGATCGGCACCCTCGGCTTGGTGGCCATCCTGGCTTTGCTTCTGTACAAGGCAGCTCCCTACGGCAG GAAGTATTTTGCAGGAGGAGTGTGTAGGTCGACGGCGCGGCTGCACGGGAAGGTGGTCGTGATCACGGGAGCCAACACCGGCATCGGGAAGGAGACGGCCAAAGACCTGGCTCGGAGAG GAGCCCGGGTGATCATCGCCTGCCGGGACGTGCTGAAGGGCGAGTCGGCGGCCAGCGAGATCCGAGCCGGGACGGGGAACCAGCAGGTGCTGGTGCGGCGGCTGGACCTGGCCGACACCAAGTCCATCCGGGCCTTCGCTGACCGTTTCCTGGCCG aggagaagcagctccACATCCTGATCAACAACGCGGGAGTGATGATGTGCCCCTACTCCAAGACCGCCGATGGCTTTGAGATGCACCTGGGAGTCAACCATCTGG GCCACTTCCTCCTGACCCACCTGCTGCTGGGTCGCCTGAAGGAGTCAGCCCCGGCCCGGGTGGTGAACGTGTcttccctggcccacatactgGGCAAAATCCGCTTCCACGACCTGCAGGGAGAGAAGCGCTACAGCGGCAACCTGGCTTACTGCCACAGCAAGCTGGCCAACATCCTCTTCACCCGCGAGCTGGCCCGGAGGCTTCAAG GCACCGGAGTCACCACTTACGCGCTTCACCCGGGCCTGGTCCATTCCGAGCTGGTCCGGCATTCGCTTCTCATGTGCCTGGTCTGGAGACTCTTCTCCTTCTTCGTCAAGTCATCCCAAGAGGGAGCCCAGACCAGCCTGCACTGTGCCGTGGCCGAGGACTTGGAATCCCTGAGCGGAAAATACTTCAG TGACTGCAAACGGGCCCCCGTGTCAGCTCGGGGTCGGAACGACGCCACGGCCCGGCGCCTCTGGGAGGTCAGCTGCGAGCTTCTGGGAATTCAGTGGGAGTAG
- the LOC119944623 gene encoding retinol dehydrogenase 11-like encodes MGPGLLLLAVSALLVAVPFVRKYFSNGVCRSTVRLHGKVAVITGANTGIGKETAKDLARRGARVIIACRDVQKGESAASEIRAETGNQQVLVRRLDLADTKSIRAFADRFLAEEKQLHILINNAGVMMCPYSKTADGFEMQLGVNHLGHFLLTHLLLGRLKESAPARVVNVSSLAHIIGKIHFHDLQGEKYYNHGLAYCHSKLANILFTRELARRLQGSGVTTYSVHPGTVRTELSRHSPLMKLSWWLFSFFTRSPREGAQTSLHCALAEGLESLNGEHFSECSLAWVSAQGRNETTARRLWNVSCELLGIQWE; translated from the exons ATGGGTCCGGGGCTGCTGCTGTTGGCCGTGTCCGCGCTGCTCGTGGCCGTCCCCTTCGTCAG GAAGTATTTTTCCAATGGGGTGTGCAGGTCAACGGTGCGGCTGCACGGGAAGGTGGCCGTGATCACGGGAGCCAACACCGGCATTGGGAAGGAGACGGCCAAAGACCTGGCTCGGAGAG GAGCCCGGGTGATCATCGCCTGCCGGGACGTGCAGAAGGGCGAGTCGGCGGCCAGCGAGATCCGAGCCGAGACGGGGAACCAGCAGGTGCTGGTGCGGCGGCTGGACCTGGCCGACACCAAGTCCATCCGGGCCTTCGCTGACCGTTTCCTGGCTG AGGAGAAACAGCTCCACATCCTGATCAACAACGCGGGGGTGATGATGTGCCCCTACTCCAAGACCGCCGATGGCTTTGAGATGCAGCTGGGAGTCAACCATCTGG GCCACTTCCTCCTGACCCACCTGCTGCTGGGTCGCCTGAAGGAGTCAGCCCCGGCCCGGGTGGTGAACGTGtcttccctggcccacataatTGGCAAAATCCACTTCCACGACCTGCAGGGAGAGAAGTATTATAACCACGGCCTGGCCTACTGCCACAGCAAGCTGGCCAACATCCTCTTCACCCGCGAGCTGGCCCGGAGGCTTCAAG GCAGCGGCGTCACCACCTACTCGGTCCACCCGGGCACCGTGCGCACAGAGCTCAGTCGACACTCGCCTCTCATGAAGCTGTCGTGGTGgctcttctccttcttcaccaGGAGCCCTCGAGAGGGGGCCCAGACCAGCCTGCACTGCGCCCTGGCCGAGGGCCTGGAGTCCCTGAACGGGGAGCATTTCAG CGAATGCAGCTTGGCCTGGGTGTCCGCCCAGGGCCGCAACGAGACGACGGCCAGGCGGCTGTGGAACGTGAGCTGTGAGCTGCTGGGCATCCAGTGGGAGTGA